From the genome of Halanaerobiales bacterium, one region includes:
- the sat gene encoding sulfate adenylyltransferase, which translates to MIEAHGGKLVNRIVTGDKKRQLKEKAAEMPALKLDFDELTAVDNIATGLFSPLEGFMGKEDYNSVVEDMRLADGTVWSIPVVLGAAQEQASQLKEGEDVALYFEEDDELYAILHLEEKYKYDDKKEAKEVYTTTEKEHPGVANVYERGDVLLGGEISLLKRVNYDNFNDYRKTPAETRKMIDNKGWDTVVAFQTRNPIHRAHEYLQKSSLEIVDGLFLSPLVGRTKSSDIPADIRIESYETVLDEFYPQDRTMMTVFPAAMHYAGPREAIFHALCRKNYGCTHFIVGRDHAGVGDYYGTYDAQEIFEEFEDEEIGITPLKFEYAFYCEKCGGMASGKTCPHSAEDHIYLSGTKVRELLRNGERPPVEMTRPEVSDVLIKGMADKN; encoded by the coding sequence GTGATAGAAGCACATGGAGGCAAATTAGTTAATCGAATAGTTACAGGAGATAAAAAGCGTCAATTAAAGGAAAAAGCAGCTGAGATGCCAGCTTTAAAACTGGATTTTGATGAGCTGACAGCAGTTGATAATATAGCAACAGGTTTGTTCAGTCCTTTAGAAGGATTTATGGGAAAAGAAGATTATAATAGTGTTGTTGAAGATATGAGACTTGCAGATGGTACTGTCTGGAGTATTCCAGTAGTATTAGGTGCAGCTCAGGAGCAGGCTTCCCAATTAAAAGAAGGTGAAGATGTGGCTCTTTATTTTGAAGAAGATGATGAGTTATATGCTATTTTACATCTTGAAGAAAAGTATAAATATGATGATAAAAAGGAAGCAAAAGAAGTATATACAACAACTGAAAAAGAGCATCCTGGAGTAGCTAATGTTTATGAAAGAGGAGATGTTTTATTAGGTGGTGAAATAAGTCTTTTAAAAAGAGTAAATTATGATAATTTTAATGATTATCGTAAAACACCTGCAGAAACAAGAAAAATGATAGATAATAAAGGTTGGGATACTGTAGTTGCTTTTCAAACCAGAAACCCAATCCATAGAGCTCATGAATATCTGCAAAAATCATCTTTAGAGATTGTAGATGGTCTTTTCTTGAGTCCACTTGTGGGAAGAACTAAATCAAGTGATATTCCTGCAGATATTAGAATTGAAAGTTATGAAACTGTATTAGATGAATTTTATCCTCAGGATAGAACAATGATGACTGTCTTTCCGGCAGCAATGCACTATGCCGGTCCAAGAGAAGCAATTTTTCATGCTCTCTGCCGCAAAAATTATGGATGTACCCATTTTATAGTAGGTAGAGATCATGCAGGAGTTGGAGATTATTATGGTACTTATGATGCACAGGAAATTTTTGAAGAATTTGAAGATGAAGAAATAGGTATAACACCTCTTAAATTTGAATATGCATTTTACTGTGAAAAATGTGGAGGTATGGCCAGTGGCAAAACCTGTCCTCACTCTGCAGAAGATCACATTTACTTAAGTGGAACAAAGGTAAGAGAACTTCTCCGTAATGGTGAAAGACCACCAGTGGAAATGACCCGTCCTGAAGTATCAGATGTACTTATAAAAGGTATGGCAGATAAAAACTAA
- the cysC gene encoding adenylyl-sulfate kinase, whose translation MKNTEEPKNITWAEGKVQFEDRCENLGQEGMVIWFTGLSASGKSTIAIELEKALVEYGKAVYRLDGDNVRHGLNSDLGFSPEDRNENIRRISEVAALFKDAGMITLSSFISPYQEARDFARERAGEDNFKEIYVKADVETCARRDPKGLYEQAINGEIDNFTGISAPYEEPENPDLVLDTRKLSVEECVEQVLELIGIQIPVREAAGGSE comes from the coding sequence ATGAAAAATACTGAAGAACCAAAAAATATTACCTGGGCAGAAGGAAAAGTACAATTTGAAGATCGTTGTGAAAATCTAGGACAGGAAGGTATGGTTATCTGGTTTACCGGACTTTCAGCTTCTGGTAAATCTACTATTGCAATTGAATTGGAAAAAGCCTTAGTTGAATATGGTAAAGCTGTTTATCGACTTGATGGAGATAATGTTCGTCATGGTTTAAATAGTGACCTTGGATTCTCTCCCGAAGATAGAAATGAAAATATACGTAGGATTTCTGAAGTAGCTGCTCTTTTTAAGGATGCAGGTATGATAACACTTTCTTCATTTATTTCTCCATATCAGGAAGCCAGAGATTTTGCTCGGGAAAGAGCAGGAGAAGATAATTTCAAAGAAATTTATGTTAAAGCAGATGTTGAAACCTGTGCCCGTAGAGATCCTAAAGGATTATATGAACAGGCTATAAATGGTGAGATTGATAATTTTACTGGTATTTCTGCTCCTTATGAAGAACCTGAAAATCCTGATCTTGTTCTTGATACCAGAAAACTTAGTGTTGAAGAATGTGTAGAACAGGTTTTAGAATTAATTGGAATTCAAATTCCTGTTAGAGAAGCAGCAGGTGGAAGTGAATAG
- a CDS encoding DASS family sodium-coupled anion symporter — MHIKDLKKKIIVLIGIISFFALLLMPNPADLSVEGQRALAVFVLSLSLWVTNFLPLAITSLMGIALIPLLHIMSLETTYATFGNNAIFFILGALMLAASLYKTGLGTRLAYKLITYFDHKPRRISVGILLSSAVLSFIMPEHAVAAMLFPIVFEIAETLELKPLESNFGKSLFLSMAWGAVIGGITTFLGGARNLLAVGILQKNYGLSIGFFEWMKYSLPYTIFLLIAAYFMITRTFPSEIETVGPAFDKLKGKIENMGDLSFDEKKLVFVFIAVISSWIFLSGQVDISVTAILGGVMIFVLDILDWKDIEEYINWGVILMYGGAIVIATALTDTGAAKWIADQVFSVIPLTPIVFIFLFALVTKLLTEGVSNVAAVAIVIPLAFSVGQVLGFNPVAITLLIALPGGLAFSLPMGAPPNAIAFSSGYLDLAEVFKLGLWMNLISIIGIYLVSKLYWPLVGLELIP, encoded by the coding sequence ATGCATATTAAGGATTTAAAAAAGAAGATCATTGTTCTGATAGGGATTATCTCATTTTTCGCTCTCCTGTTGATGCCCAATCCAGCTGATTTATCTGTAGAAGGTCAGAGGGCCTTAGCTGTATTTGTATTGAGTCTTTCCCTCTGGGTAACTAATTTTTTACCACTTGCTATTACAAGTTTAATGGGGATAGCACTGATACCACTTCTACACATAATGAGTCTGGAAACGACATATGCTACTTTTGGAAATAACGCTATCTTTTTCATTTTAGGTGCTTTAATGCTGGCGGCTTCTTTATATAAAACCGGTTTGGGTACAAGACTTGCTTATAAGTTGATTACATATTTTGACCACAAACCACGCCGTATATCTGTAGGTATTTTATTATCTTCAGCTGTATTATCTTTTATAATGCCTGAGCACGCAGTGGCAGCGATGTTATTTCCAATAGTATTTGAGATAGCTGAGACCCTTGAATTAAAGCCATTAGAAAGTAATTTTGGTAAATCACTCTTTTTATCAATGGCCTGGGGAGCAGTTATTGGCGGTATTACAACTTTTCTTGGTGGAGCGAGAAACTTACTGGCTGTAGGTATTTTACAGAAAAACTATGGTCTTTCAATAGGATTTTTTGAATGGATGAAATATTCTTTACCATATACAATATTTCTTTTAATAGCAGCTTATTTTATGATTACCAGAACTTTTCCATCTGAGATTGAAACAGTTGGACCTGCTTTTGATAAACTTAAAGGTAAAATAGAAAATATGGGAGATTTATCATTTGATGAAAAGAAATTAGTTTTTGTATTTATAGCAGTTATTTCAAGTTGGATATTCCTGTCTGGTCAGGTTGATATTTCGGTTACTGCTATTTTAGGTGGAGTAATGATTTTTGTACTTGATATCCTTGATTGGAAGGATATTGAGGAATATATTAACTGGGGAGTTATTTTGATGTATGGAGGAGCAATTGTAATTGCTACTGCTCTTACTGATACTGGAGCAGCAAAATGGATTGCTGATCAGGTATTTTCTGTAATACCCTTAACTCCAATTGTTTTCATCTTCCTTTTTGCTTTAGTGACAAAACTATTAACTGAAGGTGTAAGTAATGTTGCTGCAGTTGCAATTGTAATACCTCTGGCATTTAGTGTTGGTCAGGTATTAGGCTTTAATCCAGTGGCTATTACCTTATTAATTGCACTTCCAGGTGGACTTGCTTTCTCACTACCTATGGGAGCACCACCAAATGCTATTGCATTTTCTTCAGGTTATTTAGATTTAGCTGAAGTATTTAAGTTAGGTTTATGGATGAATTTAATCTCTATTATAGGAATTTACCTTGTGAGTAAACTCTATTGGCCTCTTGTCGGCTTAGAGCTAATTCCTTAA
- a CDS encoding methyl-accepting chemotaxis protein, whose amino-acid sequence MDNLVWILSLIIVIETIYILRIKGNKKKEIKKVGEEKETDRKLLTSLFEIADQLSLVSDSLNEEIEKEIELAEDSSASSEEISAGTQELSSAIDIIDDNISELRKALENTESDILEILDSTQNAQDQILDINDRFEGYTATVKKGNDKLDTTVQGIEEFNENMKSIEEILYEVDEVAEQTNLLALNASIEAARAGEEGRGFAVVADEIRELSTQTQDLSEDIKEITKESGNKLNNVIEKVKETSTEMEKINNDSEQISEELNNINELTENIVVTFRNNVKELSSQVDNTKSIGDSVQEINKTAEEISNSIENIAEIMNDIASGINDLKEPADIINSSSNELYKQVSEEQKDIKLNEEKRTEIIKIKDKIEDQLSKNKFKNLNYDFIKDRLYELLNNNNVIELFAFFDKKGKTIIDLVSNKVETENTTGLEKKHRTWFNKIIEGKDYYISDPYYSSVTEKPCITLSLPIKKDGELKAVLATDIQISN is encoded by the coding sequence GTGGATAATTTAGTCTGGATTTTGAGTTTAATTATTGTTATTGAAACAATCTATATTTTAAGAATTAAAGGAAATAAAAAAAAGGAGATTAAAAAAGTTGGAGAAGAAAAGGAAACAGATAGAAAATTACTAACTTCACTTTTTGAAATTGCTGATCAATTAAGTTTGGTAAGTGATAGCTTAAATGAAGAGATAGAAAAAGAGATAGAATTAGCTGAGGATTCTTCAGCAAGTAGTGAGGAAATTTCAGCAGGAACGCAGGAATTATCTTCAGCAATTGATATTATTGATGATAACATTTCAGAATTGAGAAAAGCTCTTGAAAATACTGAAAGTGATATTTTAGAAATTTTGGATTCTACTCAGAATGCTCAGGATCAGATTCTTGATATTAATGATAGATTTGAAGGATATACAGCTACTGTCAAAAAGGGTAATGATAAATTAGATACTACTGTTCAGGGTATAGAAGAATTTAATGAAAACATGAAATCTATTGAAGAGATATTATATGAAGTTGATGAAGTTGCTGAACAAACTAATCTTTTAGCACTTAATGCATCTATAGAAGCGGCTAGAGCAGGTGAAGAAGGGCGTGGATTTGCAGTAGTTGCAGATGAAATAAGAGAACTTTCTACTCAAACACAGGACCTTTCTGAAGATATTAAAGAAATAACTAAAGAATCAGGCAATAAATTAAATAATGTAATAGAGAAGGTGAAAGAGACTTCTACAGAAATGGAAAAAATCAATAATGATAGTGAACAAATAAGTGAAGAATTAAATAATATAAATGAATTAACTGAAAATATAGTAGTAACTTTTAGGAATAATGTTAAGGAGTTAAGCAGTCAGGTTGATAACACTAAAAGTATAGGTGATAGTGTCCAGGAAATAAATAAAACTGCTGAGGAGATATCTAATAGTATTGAAAATATTGCCGAGATTATGAATGATATTGCCAGTGGTATTAATGATCTAAAAGAACCGGCAGACATTATAAATAGCAGTTCTAATGAACTTTATAAACAGGTTAGTGAAGAACAAAAAGATATTAAATTAAATGAAGAAAAAAGAACTGAAATTATCAAAATCAAAGATAAAATAGAGGATCAACTTAGTAAAAATAAGTTTAAAAATCTAAATTATGATTTTATAAAAGATAGATTATATGAATTACTAAATAATAATAATGTTATAGAGCTATTTGCATTTTTTGATAAAAAAGGGAAAACTATTATAGACCTTGTTAGTAATAAAGTGGAAACAGAAAATACTACTGGTTTAGAAAAAAAGCATAGAACCTGGTTTAATAAAATTATTGAAGGTAAAGATTATTATATTTCTGATCCCTATTATTCTTCTGTGACAGAAAAGCCATGTATAACTCTAAGTTTACCGATTAAAAAAGATGGAGAACTAAAAGCAGTACTGGCAACTGATATCCAAATTAGTAATTAA
- a CDS encoding response regulator codes for MANILVCDDSALIRLQIKDILNSEDHKVLEATNFKQIKLNSFSDNITLDEIDVIFLDVYLGDISGLKILKYLSENYPNLPVLMISIDNKRETIMRALKLGATDYILKPFDKIFIIDKLNTILSTNEFSNNKKPENITKQLSSLENSLSMEINRTLRNELSFSLAKFTSQDNEKINDLKETTTSMIRDIDRAYSISEDIFVLLLPLTNKAGFEKLKDRLEKGLNTSDSIDDITEITTSTFPDDITEKLDYEKTNKYKKEILHQLNLY; via the coding sequence ATGGCTAATATTTTAGTTTGTGATGATTCAGCTTTAATCAGATTACAAATAAAAGATATTTTAAATAGTGAAGACCATAAAGTTTTGGAAGCAACTAACTTCAAACAAATAAAATTAAATAGCTTTTCTGATAACATAACTTTAGATGAAATTGATGTTATATTTTTAGATGTCTATTTAGGAGATATAAGTGGTCTTAAAATACTTAAATATTTATCCGAAAATTATCCTAATCTCCCGGTCCTCATGATAAGTATTGATAATAAAAGAGAAACTATTATGAGAGCTTTAAAATTGGGCGCGACGGATTATATTTTAAAACCATTTGATAAAATATTTATCATAGATAAATTAAATACCATATTATCCACTAATGAATTTTCTAATAATAAAAAACCTGAAAATATTACAAAACAATTATCATCATTAGAAAATAGTCTTTCAATGGAAATAAATCGCACCCTGCGTAATGAATTATCCTTTTCTCTGGCTAAATTTACTTCTCAGGATAATGAAAAAATCAATGATTTAAAAGAAACAACTACCTCTATGATTAGAGATATTGATAGAGCTTATTCCATTTCAGAAGATATCTTTGTCTTATTGCTCCCTCTCACTAATAAAGCAGGCTTTGAAAAACTAAAAGATAGACTGGAAAAAGGTCTAAATACTTCAGATTCAATAGATGATATTACTGAAATAACTACTAGCACTTTCCCTGATGATATTACTGAAAAACTTGATTATGAAAAAACTAATAAATACAAAAAGGAAATACTCCATCAATTAAATTTATACTAA
- a CDS encoding HesA/MoeB/ThiF family protein gives MSILQRQNPLFNNKEQKKLKNMVVLIAGAGGLGTNQAQQLQRIGIKKIYLYDYDKIVESNLNRQLFYGKNDIGKSKVKKTKEHLDSFELNTKIKIFEKKIDKNLEIPDDVDIIFDALDNFSSRFALEKIARKNNLPLIHGGVQSWYGQITAIIPGKTVSLKEIFGVTDKNENESPPVFSPVVSVIASIQVIEGIKVYLNKDDILLNKLLIIDLNQNTIDTVELN, from the coding sequence ATGTCAATACTCCAGAGGCAAAATCCTTTATTTAATAATAAAGAACAGAAAAAACTTAAAAACATGGTAGTTCTCATTGCTGGAGCAGGAGGACTGGGTACAAATCAGGCCCAACAACTACAAAGAATTGGAATAAAAAAAATCTACTTATATGATTATGATAAAATTGTTGAAAGTAACCTTAATCGCCAGCTTTTTTATGGTAAAAATGATATTGGAAAAAGTAAAGTAAAAAAAACCAAAGAACATCTTGATAGTTTTGAACTAAATACAAAAATAAAGATTTTCGAAAAAAAAATAGATAAAAACTTAGAAATACCAGATGATGTCGATATAATCTTTGATGCTTTAGACAACTTTTCATCCAGATTTGCTTTAGAAAAAATTGCAAGAAAAAATAATCTTCCTTTAATTCATGGAGGAGTTCAATCCTGGTATGGCCAAATTACTGCTATTATTCCAGGAAAAACTGTCTCATTAAAGGAAATTTTTGGAGTAACTGATAAAAATGAAAATGAATCTCCACCAGTTTTTTCTCCAGTTGTTTCTGTCATAGCATCTATTCAGGTTATTGAAGGAATAAAGGTCTATCTTAATAAAGATGATATTTTATTAAACAAATTACTTATTATTGATCTTAATCAAAATACAATTGATACTGTGGAATTAAATTAA
- the dapD gene encoding 2,3,4,5-tetrahydropyridine-2,6-dicarboxylate N-acetyltransferase, with the protein MSKKEENNLESAKEIANFIKEAEKSTPVKLYVKGKLIGIDCSKVRFYGDEKSGIIFAELDEAKAFLDKYEEKIDDYELEYNRRNSAIPLLDLKDVEARIEPGSIIRDKVKIGKNAVIMMGAVINIGAEIGKNSMIDMNAVVGARGIIGDNVHIGAGSVIAGVLEPPSKTPVIVEDGVMIGANVVVLEGVKIGKGAVVAAGSVVTEDVPANSVAAGTPAKIIKEKDAQTMEKSQILNELRDGNS; encoded by the coding sequence ATGAGTAAAAAAGAGGAGAATAATTTAGAGAGTGCAAAAGAAATTGCCAATTTTATTAAAGAGGCAGAGAAATCGACTCCAGTAAAACTATATGTTAAAGGTAAATTGATAGGAATTGATTGTTCTAAAGTAAGATTTTATGGTGATGAGAAGAGTGGAATTATTTTTGCTGAATTAGATGAGGCAAAGGCGTTTTTAGATAAATATGAAGAAAAAATAGATGATTATGAGTTAGAATACAATCGAAGAAATTCTGCAATACCTCTGCTGGATTTAAAAGATGTAGAAGCAAGAATTGAACCAGGGTCTATTATTAGAGATAAGGTAAAAATAGGGAAAAATGCTGTAATTATGATGGGAGCTGTCATCAATATTGGAGCTGAAATTGGTAAAAATTCTATGATTGACATGAATGCAGTTGTTGGAGCTAGAGGTATCATTGGTGATAATGTTCATATTGGTGCAGGTTCAGTTATTGCTGGAGTACTTGAGCCCCCAAGTAAAACTCCTGTGATTGTAGAAGATGGGGTGATGATTGGTGCCAATGTTGTAGTTTTAGAAGGAGTGAAAATTGGTAAAGGAGCTGTAGTTGCTGCTGGCTCAGTAGTTACTGAAGATGTACCGGCAAATAGTGTTGCAGCTGGAACTCCAGCCAAAATAATTAAAGAAAAAGATGCTCAGACTATGGAAAAATCTCAAATACTTAATGAATTACGTGATGGAAATAGTTAA
- a CDS encoding acetylornithine/succinylornithine family transaminase — MSELLAQDKKYLLNVYNRMEIEIKKGEGSYLIDNDGNKYLDMFSGIAVNGLGQNQENIKDKIKEQLDDYIHLSNYFASRPVVELAHQLVDNTFADKIFFSNSGSEANEAALKLARLYAKNIAEDKTEFLAATDAFHGRTMGSLSLTGRIKYRNKFSPLVPEINHFNFNDGKDLKEKVSKKTAGVFIEIIQGEGGIHEISQDFVDTLLELSDKYNFLIIVDEIQSGMGRSGDFLALEKYDFEPDLVTMAKSLGGGLPLGAILVNKRLKEVFSYGDHGSTFGGNPLACAVGSEVVKTITDPDFQKSMEEKSKFLLTELEKLMKKYPEIINEIRGRGMMLGLETGEYGKLIKKKAKDKNLLLNLTDETVIRLLPPLNIKRDEIKEFLKIFREILAEIKG, encoded by the coding sequence ATGTCTGAATTGCTTGCTCAAGATAAAAAATATCTATTAAATGTTTATAATAGAATGGAAATAGAGATAAAAAAAGGCGAAGGTTCCTACCTAATTGATAATGATGGAAATAAATATCTTGATATGTTTAGTGGTATAGCTGTAAATGGTCTTGGTCAGAACCAGGAAAATATAAAGGATAAAATAAAAGAACAACTTGATGATTACATTCATCTATCTAATTATTTTGCTTCCAGACCGGTTGTCGAACTTGCCCATCAATTAGTGGATAATACTTTTGCAGATAAGATATTTTTTAGTAATTCTGGAAGTGAGGCAAATGAAGCTGCCTTGAAACTGGCCAGGCTTTATGCAAAAAATATAGCTGAAGATAAAACAGAGTTTTTAGCAGCAACTGATGCTTTTCATGGAAGAACAATGGGTAGTTTATCACTCACAGGTAGAATAAAATATAGAAATAAATTTTCTCCTTTAGTACCTGAGATCAATCATTTTAATTTTAATGATGGCAAAGATTTAAAAGAAAAAGTTAGTAAAAAAACTGCTGGAGTGTTTATAGAAATAATTCAGGGAGAAGGGGGAATCCATGAAATAAGTCAGGATTTTGTGGATACTCTTCTTGAACTTTCAGATAAATATAATTTTTTGATTATAGTTGATGAAATTCAGAGTGGAATGGGCCGTTCTGGAGATTTTTTAGCTCTGGAAAAATATGATTTTGAGCCTGATTTAGTAACTATGGCTAAATCTTTAGGTGGAGGTCTACCCCTTGGTGCTATACTTGTAAATAAAAGATTGAAGGAGGTTTTTTCTTATGGTGATCATGGCAGTACTTTTGGGGGTAATCCTCTCGCCTGTGCTGTCGGAAGCGAAGTTGTTAAAACCATAACTGATCCTGATTTTCAAAAAAGTATGGAAGAAAAAAGCAAGTTTTTATTAACTGAATTAGAAAAGTTAATGAAAAAATATCCTGAAATCATTAACGAAATTAGAGGTAGAGGGATGATGCTTGGCTTAGAAACAGGAGAATATGGTAAGTTGATTAAGAAAAAGGCAAAAGATAAAAATCTTCTTTTAAATTTAACAGATGAAACTGTTATTAGGCTTTTACCACCTTTAAATATAAAAAGAGATGAAATAAAGGAATTTTTGAAAATATTTAGAGAAATTTTAGCAGAAATAAAAGGATAA
- a CDS encoding amidohydrolase has product MENNLLKYIKDKEIADYFAEYKNEVVEMRRDLHKIPEIGFETKKTADYLKEKLLNYGFEIKEVLKNGLIAYKKGSSSKKAVAFRADMDGLNLSEKTGVDFSSTNPGKMHGCGHDGHMTILLNFARYLSEFYELKRDVVLIFQPAEESPGGAEPLVESGIFTEYNIAATFGLHIYPGLEEGKIGIKAGPLTAQSGEVDIELIGEGSHGAQPQDGKDALFVASQLLSNYQGIISRNFDPLKSGVVTFGKMESGSVRNVLAAKARLEGTIRAFTEDKYELIKKRLKMINEGMEKAHDVEIEMEIRDFYPPVNNDQNLYEMIDKILDDNEKVNMGALMIAEDFSYYQKAGPGFFFMLGSQNNKKGFTYPLHNEKFNFSEAIIFKGISLYIRLAREIEII; this is encoded by the coding sequence ATGGAAAATAATTTATTAAAATATATAAAAGATAAAGAAATAGCTGATTATTTTGCTGAATATAAAAATGAAGTTGTGGAGATGAGAAGAGATCTACACAAAATACCTGAAATAGGATTTGAAACTAAAAAAACAGCTGATTATTTAAAAGAAAAATTATTAAATTATGGATTTGAAATAAAAGAAGTTCTAAAAAATGGATTAATTGCCTATAAAAAAGGAAGTAGTTCAAAAAAAGCAGTTGCTTTTCGAGCAGATATGGATGGCCTTAATTTAAGTGAAAAAACTGGAGTAGACTTTTCTTCTACTAATCCAGGTAAAATGCATGGATGCGGCCATGATGGGCATATGACTATTTTGCTTAATTTTGCCAGATATCTAAGTGAATTTTATGAATTGAAAAGAGATGTTGTTTTAATTTTTCAACCTGCTGAAGAAAGTCCAGGAGGAGCTGAACCACTGGTAGAGAGTGGGATTTTTACAGAATACAATATTGCAGCTACATTTGGGCTTCATATCTATCCAGGTCTTGAAGAAGGTAAAATTGGGATTAAAGCCGGTCCTTTGACTGCTCAAAGTGGTGAAGTGGATATAGAATTAATAGGTGAGGGAAGTCATGGAGCTCAACCTCAGGATGGTAAAGATGCTCTCTTTGTAGCCAGCCAACTCCTTAGTAATTATCAGGGGATTATTAGCCGTAATTTTGATCCTCTAAAAAGTGGAGTGGTGACTTTTGGTAAAATGGAAAGTGGTAGTGTCCGCAATGTGCTAGCTGCAAAAGCAAGACTGGAAGGTACTATCAGGGCTTTTACAGAAGATAAATATGAGTTAATTAAAAAAAGGTTAAAAATGATCAATGAAGGGATGGAAAAAGCTCATGACGTAGAAATTGAAATGGAGATTAGGGATTTTTATCCTCCAGTAAATAATGATCAGAATCTTTATGAGATGATTGATAAGATATTAGATGATAATGAAAAGGTTAATATGGGGGCTTTGATGATAGCTGAGGACTTTTCATATTATCAAAAAGCTGGCCCGGGGTTCTTTTTTATGCTTGGTTCCCAAAACAATAAAAAAGGCTTTACTTATCCTCTTCATAATGAAAAATTCAATTTTTCTGAAGCAATAATTTTCAAAGGAATTTCACTTTATATAAGGTTGGCAAGAGAGATTGAAATAATCTAA
- a CDS encoding nitronate monooxygenase produces MYEINFPKLELGDLKPKFPIIQGGMAIKISMAGLASAVAEEGGIGLIAGTALTVKELKEEIRKAKEKTDGIIGVNIMFAAKDFPKLIKESIASGIDLIVSGAGFSRDMFTLGKKGDVPVVPIVSSVRLAKISEKLGAAGIVVEGGNAGGHLGTDRDSWELIEEIKDEVSIPVIGAGGVVTPPDMKKMFDMGVDGVQLGTRFLASEEADVADVFKKMCVDADKEDIVKIMSSVGLPANAIKSRFTELIKNGEAPPPADCNECLKKCTKEFCIRDALLAARKGDTKNGVFFTGEDMYKIKEILSVKEIFNRFKEYDG; encoded by the coding sequence GTGTATGAAATTAATTTTCCAAAATTAGAATTAGGTGATTTGAAACCGAAATTTCCGATTATTCAGGGTGGAATGGCTATTAAAATTTCTATGGCCGGACTTGCCAGTGCTGTGGCAGAAGAAGGCGGTATAGGTCTGATTGCTGGGACTGCACTTACTGTTAAAGAGCTTAAGGAAGAAATTAGAAAAGCAAAAGAAAAAACTGATGGTATAATTGGTGTTAATATAATGTTTGCTGCTAAAGATTTTCCAAAATTAATAAAAGAATCTATAGCATCTGGAATTGATTTAATAGTGTCAGGAGCAGGTTTTTCTAGAGATATGTTTACTTTAGGTAAAAAAGGAGATGTTCCTGTTGTTCCTATAGTTTCTTCTGTAAGATTGGCAAAAATATCTGAAAAATTAGGTGCAGCTGGTATTGTTGTTGAAGGTGGTAATGCTGGAGGTCATCTTGGTACTGATCGTGATAGCTGGGAACTTATTGAAGAAATTAAAGATGAGGTTAGTATTCCAGTTATAGGTGCCGGTGGTGTTGTAACCCCGCCAGATATGAAAAAGATGTTTGACATGGGGGTAGATGGAGTACAGCTGGGAACCAGATTTTTGGCAAGTGAAGAAGCTGATGTAGCAGATGTTTTTAAAAAAATGTGTGTTGATGCTGATAAAGAAGATATAGTTAAAATAATGAGTTCAGTTGGATTACCAGCAAATGCTATAAAATCTAGATTTACAGAATTGATTAAAAATGGAGAAGCTCCACCACCTGCAGATTGTAATGAGTGTTTGAAAAAGTGTACTAAAGAATTTTGTATAAGAGATGCTTTACTTGCAGCTCGAAAAGGTGATACTAAAAATGGAGTTTTCTTCACCGGTGAGGATATGTATAAAATAAAAGAAATTTTATCAGTTAAGGAAATTTTTAATCGTTTTAAAGAATATGATGGATAA